CACCACGGTGTAGAAGTGCGCCTGCCGCCCGTCACCCTTGGGCCGCAGCACCCGGCCGAGCCGCTGCGCCTCCTCCTGCCGGGAGCCGAACGTGCCGGAGACCTGGATCGCCACCGCCGCCTCGGGCAGGTCGATCGAGAAGTTCCCGACCTTGGACAGCACCAGGGTGCGCAGCTCGCCGGCGCGGAACGCGTCGAAGAGCCGCTCCCGCTCCTTGTTCGTGGTCGAGCCCTCGACGATCGGGGCGTCCAGATAGTCGCCGAGGGTGTGCAGCTGGTCCAGGAAGCCGCCGATGACCAGCACCTGCTCGGTGGGGTGCTTGTCGACCAGGGCTTTCACCACGGGCAGCTTGGTCCGGGCGGTGGCGGCGACCTTGTAGCGCTCCTCGGCGTCGGTCACCGCGTACGTCATCCGTTCCGCCTCGGTCAGCGTCACCCGCACCTCGACGCACTCCGCGGGGGCGATCCAGCCCTGCGCCTCGATGTCCTTCCACGGCGCGTCGTACCGTTTCGGGCCGATCAGCGAGAAGACGTCGCCCTCCCGGCCGTCCTCCCGGACCAGCGTCGCGGTCAGCCCGAGCCGGCGGCGGGCCTGGAGGTCGGCGGTGAACCGGAAGATCGGCGCCGGCAGCAGGTGCACCTCGTCGTAGATCACCAGCCCCCAGTCCCGGGCGCCGAACAGGTCCAGGTGGGTGAAGGCGCCGCCGCGGCGGGAGGTGAGCACCTGGTAGGTCGCGATGGTGACCGGCCGGATCTCCTTGCGCTCGCCGCTGTACTCGCCGATCTCCTCCTCGGTGAGGCTGGTCCGGGCGAGCAGCTCCCGCTTCCACTGGCGGCCGGCCACCGTGTTGGTCACCAGGATCAGGGTCGTGGCCGACGCGGTCGCCATCGCGGCCGCCCCGACCAGTGTCTTTCCCGCGCCACAGGGCAGCACGACGACGCCGGAGCCACCGGCCCAGAACCCGTCCACGGCCTCCTGCTGGTACGACCGCAGGGTCCAGCCGTCCTGGTTGAGCGCGATCGCGTGCGCCTCGCCGTCCACGTAACCGGCCAGGTCCTCGGCGGGCCAGCCCAGCTTGAGCAGTGCCTGCTTGAGCCGGCCGCGCTCGGAGCCGTGCACCGCGATGGTCTCGTCGTCGAGCCGCGCGCCGAGCATGCCGGCCAGCTTCTTCGATTTCGACACCTCGAGCAGCACGATCTTGTCGAGGCCGCGCAGGACCAGGCCGTGCACCGGATCGTTGAGCAGCTGGAGGCGCCCGTAGCGGTCCATCGTCTCGGCGACGTCGACCAGCAGGGCGTGCGGCACCGGGTACCGCGAGAACTTGATCAGGGCGTCGACCACGCTCTCCGCGTCGTGCCCGGCGGCCCGCGAGTTCCACAGGCCCAGCGGCGTCAGCCGGTAGGTGTGCACGTGCTCGGGCGAGCGCTCCAGCTCGGCGAACGGGGCGATCGCCATCCGGCACGCCTGGGCGTCCGGATGATCGACTTCAAGGAGCAGGGTCTTGTCCGACTGAACGATCAGCGGTCCGCCGTTCACGCACAACCTCCGGTCAAAAGGCGACCCTCCAGTCTGCCACGGAAATCGGGTGCAACATTTCCGCGGCGTCGCGCGTGTGTACATACGGGCCGGGTCGTGACGCGACGGGGGCGTACACGGCCCGGCCAAAACGCGGCTACTCCTCGGTGACCGCCGCGGTGATCCGGTGCAGGGCGAAGGTGTGCAGGCTCTCCCCGCGCTCGTCCTCGGCCCGCAGGTAACCGGCGCTCAGCGAGACCGGCCGGACCAGCCGGGACAGCGTCGCGCCGTGCGAGTCGACGTAACCCACCCAGACCTTGGCCCGGTCCCGGACCGCCTGTTGCAGCACCGCCATCGCCTGGCTGTGCTGCTGCACCGCGGTCAGCCCGGGCACCGCCTGCCCCTGCGCCGCGCGGACGGTGACCGGCGCGCGCCGGGCCGCCCGGGTCGCGATGTCGCCGCGCCGCAGCTGCTCGACCACCCCGGCCAGTCGCGGGCCGAACAGCGCGGGCGGCCCGGCCGGCTCCAGGATCCGCGGCGTGCGGCTCGGCGCCCGCCGGGCTTTCGGCCTGGTCAGCACGGTCGCGCCGCCGGCGTCCTCGGCCACCGGGGCGTACCCGGCCTCGCGCAGCGCGCCCAGCAGCCGGGCCACCGGGCGCGGGCTGACCAGCACGGTCGGCGCGATCCGGCGCAGATCCAGACCGGTCACCCGCTTGTCCGCGAGCACCTCGACGATCAGCGCCTCGTCGTCGCTGCGCAGGTAGGAGCCGGCCGAGCCGCTGCGCAGCCCGCCGTGCTTACGGGCGGCGTCGTCGATCAGGTAGGTCAGCGTCTGCGGCACCGGCGTGCGGGACCGCCGCTGGAACAGCGTGTGCAGGTCGGCTGAGGTGTACCCGACGTCGAGGGCACGCCGCACGCTGGCCGGGGTGACCCGGAAGACGCTGGCCCCGCCGGCCGACTCCGGCTCGGCCACCACCTCCAGCTCGGCGGCGAGCTCCGGCTCCGGCGGGCCGGGCACCACCACGGTCAGGTCCGCCTGCACCAGGACGTGGTCGACCGGTGCGGGCAGCAGATGATCCAGGCCGCGGACGGCGTCCGCGGGGGGCTCGTCGGGGTGCAGACCGAGAGGATCACTCTCGGTCGTCTCCGGGTCGCTGAGGAGCAGTCTCGCGTACGACGTGAGCGCACCCAGCCCGGTGATCCCGAGCAGCGCGGCCCCCGCATATCCGTCCCGATGCCCCAGCTCGCGCCCGCGTGCCCGGCGGGGCGCCTGCCAGGCCAGCAGCGCCAGCAGGTCGTCGACCGCGGGGGCGGCGCCCGGCGCCAGGTCGGCGAGGGCGTCGAGCGCCTCCCGCCGGGCCTGCGGCGCCCCGGCCCGTTCCGCGTCCGGGGCCAGCGCGTTGATCGGCCGGTCCCGCTCGTCCCGCTTGCCGACCAGGCCGGGCTGCCGGGTCATGGTCAGCCAGGCCCGGGCCAGCGTGCTCCAGCGGTGCGCCATCCCGGCCGAGCGCCACAGGTCGTACGCCCCGGTGGGCAGGAAGATGTCCTGGACCGCGCCGGGCGCCCGGTGCACCGAGGTCTCCGACTCCCCGAGCAGCCCGGCCGAATACGCCACCTCGACCAGCAGCGCCGCACCCGCCTCGTCCACGCCGGCCGCCCGGGCCAGCCGTTTCAGGTCACGCACGCCCAGCCCACCGGTTTTCAGCACCGGGGCCGGCTCGGCCGCCAGCGCCTCCAGCACCGCCTCGGTGGCGCGCACCGCCTCCATGGTCTGCCCGGCCCCGGCCGAGTCGACCGCTTTGGTGTCCCGGGTCTGCGCCTCGGGCAGCGGCGGGAACGGGCGCAGCGCGCCGAGCGGCCCGGTGTCCCGGCGCAGCAGCAGCCCCACCTCGCGGGGCAGCTCGACCAGGTCGCCGTCGGACCGCGGGGCCCGGCCGGCCTCCGAGATCGGGACCAGGATGTGCTGGTCGACCAGCCAACGGATGGACTCGGCGACCTCGGCGCCGCCGTTGCGGCTGAGCGTGCCGACCGGCGGCCCGGCGGCGAGCCGGTCCAGCACCGCGCGGGCGCCCGGCGGCGCGGCCAGCACCGTGCGGCGCAGCTTGGCCCGGTCGGCGACCAGCGCCGCGGCGTGCGCGTCCAGATAGTCCGCGGGCCGCCCCAGCCCGGCCGGGTACGGCGAGGTCACCTCGTCGACCGCGGCGACCACCTGGAGCGCCTCGGGCGGGCCGTGCAGCAGGAAGCGGACCCGGAGCCGGTCGATCGCCACCCGGACGTCGTCCTCGGCCACCCCGGTGGCCATCTCCACGATGGCCGGCACCGACGTGAGGGCGGTGTCAGCTGCCCGGGTGACCCGGGCGGCGTCGAGAATCGTCAGGGTGAACTCGTCCAGCCCGTCCAGGCAGCGGGCGACCGAACCGCGCGACTGCGCGCGCACGGCCAGCGCCGAGATGTCGGCGGGCACCGGGACGACCAGGTCAGGGCGCAGCTGAAGGAGCGCGCCCAGCGCCTCGTCGGGCAGCGACCGGAGTTGATCCGCAAATGTGGTGGCCATCGTCTTCAACGCTAACGTTCATGGGACGATGGTGACGGGTCCGGGCGTGGCCGGACCTCGATCAGAGGAGGACCGAACGTGGCGTCAAAGGCCAAGAAGCAGGAGAGCCCGGCACTGAAGGGGCACCTCCAGGTTTCCGAGCTGGTCTCTGACCGGGCCGCGGCCCCGTCGCCGTTCGGCGACGACCAGACCTTCCCGCTGCCGCTGGACAAGCTCCGGAGCCTGCCGGAGTCGATGACTCATTGAGAGTTGCGGCGGTCGGCTTCGACCTGGACATGACCCTGATCGACTCCCGGCCGGGTATCCGGGAGGCGTACCGGGCACTCACCGCCAAGACCGGCGTCTTCGTCGACGCCGACCTGGCGGTCTCCCGGCTCGGCCCGCCGTTGCGGGACGAGTTGCGCCACTGGTTCCCGGCCGAGGACGTCGAGGAGATGGTCACCACCTACCGGGCGCTCTATCCGGACCATGCGATCACCCCGTCGGTGCCGACCGCCGGGGCCGTCGACGCGCTCGCCGCGGTCCGCGCGGCCGGCCTGCGGGTCGTCGTGGTCACCTCGAAACTGGGCCGGCTGGCGCGGTTGCACCTCGACCATCTGGGTATGCGGGCTGACGAGCTGGCCGGTGACCTGTTCGCCGAGGGCAAGGCGTCCGCGCTGGTGGAGCACGGGGTGCGGTGGTATGTCGGCGATCATCGGGCGGACATGGTCGCCGCCCGCACCGCCGGGGTGCCCGGGATCGGCGTGGTCACCGGGCCCTGCTCGGCCGACGACCTCCGAGCCGCCGGAGCTTCGTACGTGTTGTCCGATCTGACCGGCTTCCCGGCTCTGCTGAATGAGATTGCAGTTGGGTCCGGGCCCTCGGCTGGATAGGCTCCCCGTGAGCAGTTGTGTCCATTGAGTGAAGTTGAGGTCAGCGGTGCCCACGGGTCGAGTGAAGTGGTACGACGCGACGAAGGGATTCGGATTCGTCACCAGTGATGAGGGCGGCGACGTGTTCCTGCCCAAGGGTGCGTTGCCGGCGGGGGTCACCGACCTGAAAACGGGACAGCGGATCGAGTTCGGGGTGGTGGACAGCCGCAAGGGCGCGCAGGCGCTCGGGGTGAAGCTGCTGGACGCTCCGCCGTCGCTCGCGCTGCGTGACGCCGAGGCGCGCCGCCGCCCGGCCGAGGAGACGGCCAGCATGATCGAAGACATGATCAAGGTGCTGGAGAACACGGTGCAGCCGGTGCTCCAGCGCGGCCGTTACCCGGACAAGAAGACCTCGCAGATGATCGCGCAGCTGATGCACGCGGTCGCCCGCGAATTCGAGCTCTGAGATCCGCCGCCCGGTCCGTCAGCGGATCAGGGACGGCACAGCAGGCGTCAGACCCGCCGCCGCCGCACGCCCGAGCAGGGCGTCGGCGGCGGCGAGTCCGCTGTCGCCCAGGTCCAGGGTGAACTCGTTGACGTAGAGCTCGATGTGCTGTTTCACC
Above is a genomic segment from Actinoplanes ianthinogenes containing:
- a CDS encoding DNA repair helicase XPB, whose amino-acid sequence is MNGGPLIVQSDKTLLLEVDHPDAQACRMAIAPFAELERSPEHVHTYRLTPLGLWNSRAAGHDAESVVDALIKFSRYPVPHALLVDVAETMDRYGRLQLLNDPVHGLVLRGLDKIVLLEVSKSKKLAGMLGARLDDETIAVHGSERGRLKQALLKLGWPAEDLAGYVDGEAHAIALNQDGWTLRSYQQEAVDGFWAGGSGVVVLPCGAGKTLVGAAAMATASATTLILVTNTVAGRQWKRELLARTSLTEEEIGEYSGERKEIRPVTIATYQVLTSRRGGAFTHLDLFGARDWGLVIYDEVHLLPAPIFRFTADLQARRRLGLTATLVREDGREGDVFSLIGPKRYDAPWKDIEAQGWIAPAECVEVRVTLTEAERMTYAVTDAEERYKVAATARTKLPVVKALVDKHPTEQVLVIGGFLDQLHTLGDYLDAPIVEGSTTNKERERLFDAFRAGELRTLVLSKVGNFSIDLPEAAVAIQVSGTFGSRQEEAQRLGRVLRPKGDGRQAHFYTVVSRDTIDTEYAAHRQRFLAEQGYAYTIVDADDVLGPSLPG
- a CDS encoding helicase-associated domain-containing protein; this encodes MATTFADQLRSLPDEALGALLQLRPDLVVPVPADISALAVRAQSRGSVARCLDGLDEFTLTILDAARVTRAADTALTSVPAIVEMATGVAEDDVRVAIDRLRVRFLLHGPPEALQVVAAVDEVTSPYPAGLGRPADYLDAHAAALVADRAKLRRTVLAAPPGARAVLDRLAAGPPVGTLSRNGGAEVAESIRWLVDQHILVPISEAGRAPRSDGDLVELPREVGLLLRRDTGPLGALRPFPPLPEAQTRDTKAVDSAGAGQTMEAVRATEAVLEALAAEPAPVLKTGGLGVRDLKRLARAAGVDEAGAALLVEVAYSAGLLGESETSVHRAPGAVQDIFLPTGAYDLWRSAGMAHRWSTLARAWLTMTRQPGLVGKRDERDRPINALAPDAERAGAPQARREALDALADLAPGAAPAVDDLLALLAWQAPRRARGRELGHRDGYAGAALLGITGLGALTSYARLLLSDPETTESDPLGLHPDEPPADAVRGLDHLLPAPVDHVLVQADLTVVVPGPPEPELAAELEVVAEPESAGGASVFRVTPASVRRALDVGYTSADLHTLFQRRSRTPVPQTLTYLIDDAARKHGGLRSGSAGSYLRSDDEALIVEVLADKRVTGLDLRRIAPTVLVSPRPVARLLGALREAGYAPVAEDAGGATVLTRPKARRAPSRTPRILEPAGPPALFGPRLAGVVEQLRRGDIATRAARRAPVTVRAAQGQAVPGLTAVQQHSQAMAVLQQAVRDRAKVWVGYVDSHGATLSRLVRPVSLSAGYLRAEDERGESLHTFALHRITAAVTEE
- a CDS encoding HAD hydrolase-like protein, with the translated sequence MTLIDSRPGIREAYRALTAKTGVFVDADLAVSRLGPPLRDELRHWFPAEDVEEMVTTYRALYPDHAITPSVPTAGAVDALAAVRAAGLRVVVVTSKLGRLARLHLDHLGMRADELAGDLFAEGKASALVEHGVRWYVGDHRADMVAARTAGVPGIGVVTGPCSADDLRAAGASYVLSDLTGFPALLNEIAVGSGPSAG
- a CDS encoding cold-shock protein, which gives rise to MPTGRVKWYDATKGFGFVTSDEGGDVFLPKGALPAGVTDLKTGQRIEFGVVDSRKGAQALGVKLLDAPPSLALRDAEARRRPAEETASMIEDMIKVLENTVQPVLQRGRYPDKKTSQMIAQLMHAVAREFEL